In Tachysurus vachellii isolate PV-2020 chromosome 1, HZAU_Pvac_v1, whole genome shotgun sequence, a genomic segment contains:
- the wdr47a gene encoding WD repeat-containing protein 47: MTAEETINIKEVEIIKVILDFLNSRKLHISMLALEKESGVINGLYSDDMLFLRQLILDGQWDEVLQFIQPLECMEKFERKRFRYIVLKQKFLEALCVNNAMSAEDEPQHLELTMQEAVKCLHALEEFCPSKDDYSKLCLLLTLPRLTNHAEFRDWNPSTARVRCFEEACTMVAEFIPADRKLSEAGFRAGADRLFQLLVKGVLYECCVEFCQSKATGEEISEAEVLLGIDVLCGNGCDDPDLSLLSWLRNLAPNVFSCAFEQKVLNVHVDKVVKPVRAAHADLLTPLVSKLSPCPASPLRRPQSADTYMSRSLNPVLDGLAYGLSGLERRGGTRASDVGKASPMSHSFANFQYPGGQNLSRSLMMEESQCQSIFEESPESSRTQTPSDKMMGLTGSQNSRPVSAPGQDASETTSADTNELRESTEQYQEYYRQRLRVQQHLEQKQQQRQLYQQMLLEGGVQQQETSPSAKHNLTETFLNRSIQKLEELNVGMDDLDEEVQALSLQCNGGGGGETGTTSGGATDTTLHQEGAGLSNSTPQRKSGQVAVPSPTESPVLPSSVQKERDGQSDTSLTRTKGTEEDKSKTMFITVSTLEDTQAVRAVAFHPSGMFYAVGSNSKTLRVCAYPDTLETSGACKPPVVCFKRNKHHKGSIYCVAWSPCGQLLATGSNDKYVKVLPFNTETCNATGPDLEFSMHDGTIRDLAFMEGPESGGSILISAGAGDCNIYTTDCQRGQGLHALSGHTGHILSLYTWGGWMIASGSQDKTVRFWDLRIPSCVRVVGTAFHGSGSPVASVAVDPSGRLLATGQEDSACMLYDIRGGRMVQTYRPHLSDVRSVRFSPGAHYLLTGSYDTKVITTDLQGDLTKQLPLTVVGEHSDKVIQCRWHPQHLSFLSSSADRTVTLWTQNT; this comes from the exons ATGACAGCAGAGGAGACCATCAACATAAAGGAGGTGGAGATCATTAAAGTGATTCTGGACTTCTTGAACTCGCGGAAGCTGCACATCAGCATGCTGGCCCTGGAGAAGGAGAGTGGAGTAATCAATGGCCTCTACTCAGATGATATGCTGTTCCTCAG GCAGCTTATTCTAGATGGACAGTGGGATGAGGTGCTACAGTTTATTCAGCCTCTGGAGTGTATGGAGAAGTTTGAAAGGAAAAG ATTTCGCTACATTGTACTTAAACAGAAGTTCCTGGAAGCGCTCTGTGTAAATAATGCCATGTCAGCTGAGGATGAGCCACAGCAT CTGGAACTCACCATGCAGGAAGCTGTAAAATGCCTCCATGCTTTGGAAGAGTTCTGTCCCTCCAAAGACGACTACAGCAAACTCTGTCTTCTCCTCACCCTCCCGCGTCTTACCAACCATGCCGAATTTAGGGATTGGAACCCAAGCACGGCACGTGTACGCTGCTTTGAGGAGGCGTGTACCATGGTGGCTGAGTTTATCCCGGCTGACCGCAAGTTGAGTGAGGCAGGTTTCCGGGCTGGTGCGGACCGCCTGTTTCAGCTGCTGGTCAAGGGTGTGCTgtatgagtgttgtgttgagttcTGTCAGAGCAAGGCCACAGGCGAGGAAATCAGTGAGGCAGAGGTGCTGCTGGGCATTGATGTGCTCTGCGGCAATGGCTGTGATGATCCTGACCTGAGTCTTCTGTCATGGCTTCGTAACCTGGCACCTAACGTATTCTCATGTGCCTTTGAGCAAAAGGTGCTCAACGTGCATGTGGACAAGGTGGTTAAACCAGTAAGAGCGGCCCACGCTGACCTGCTCACACCACTCGTCAGCAAACTCTCGCCATGCCCTGCCTCTCCTTTGCGCCGCCCACAATCAGCTGACACCTACATGTCACGCTCACTCAATCCAGTTCTGGATGGTCTTGCCTATGGCCTGTCTGGCctagagagaagaggaggaacCAGAGCCAGTGATGTAGGGAAAGCATCACCGATGTCACATTCATTTGCCAACTTCCAATATCCAGGGGGGCAGAACCTGAGCCGGAGTCTGATGATGGAGGAGTCACAATGCCAAAGCATCTTTGAAGAGTCGCCTGAGAG cTCCAGAACTCAAACTCCATCAGATAAAATGATGGGCTTGACTGGTTCCCAGAACTCTCGCCCAGTCTCTGCACCAGGTCAGGATGCATCAGAAACCACCTCTGCAGACACGAATGAG TTGCGTGAGTCAACGGAGCAGTATCAGGAGTACTATAGACAGCGCTTACGTGTACAGCAGCATCTGGAACAGAAGCAGCAACAGAGGCAGCTGTACCAACAAATGCTGCTGGAGGGTGGAGTCCAGCAGCAGGAGACTTCACCCAGTGCCAAGCACAACCTCACTGAGACGTTCCTCAACAG ATCCATTCAAAAGCTTGAGGAGCTGAATGTTGGAATGGATGATCTGGATGAGGAGGTGCAGgctctctctctgcagtgtaatggtggaggtggaggagagACAGGAACAACTTCAGGGGGGGCCACAGACACAACACTTCATCAAGAAGGGGCCGGACTTAGCAACAGCACACCTCAAAGAAAAAGTGGACAAGTGGCTGTTCCATCTCCCACTGAGTCCCCCGTGCTACCAAGTAG TGTTCAGaaggagagagatggacagagtgaTACCAGCTTGACACGTACTAAAGGAACAGAG GAAGACAAGTCCAAGACAATGTTTATAACAGTGAGTACTTTGGAAGATACACAAGCCGTGCGGGCTGTGGCCTTCCACCCCTCAGGGATGTTCTACGCTGTGGGCTCCAACTCCAAAACCCTGCGGGTCTGCGCATATCCTGATACATTAGAAACCAG tgGTGCATGTAAACCCCCGGTGGTGTGCtttaagagaaataaacatcataaaggTTCTATTTACTGTGTGGCATGGAGCCCCTGTGGGCAGCTTCTGGCCACTGGCTCCAACGACAAGTACGTCAAAGTGCTGCCATTCAACACTGAAACCTGCAATGCCACCG GTCCTGATCTAGAGTTCAGTATGCATGATGGTACTATTCGAGACCTAGCCTTCATGGAAGGGCCTGAGAGTGGAGGATCCATCTTAATCAGTGCTGGAGCAGGAGACTGTAACATCTATACTACTGACTGCCAGAGAGGACAGGGGCTTCATGCTCTCAGCGGACACACAG GCCATATACTGTCACTGTATACATGGGGAGGCTGGATGATTGCGTCTGGTTCACAGGATAAGACTGTGCGTTTTTGGGATTTACGCATTCCCAGTTGTGTAAGAGTTGTTGGAACAGCTTTTCATGGGTCAG GTAGCCCAGTAGCCTCAGTGGCAGTGGATCCCAGTGGGCGTCTGCTAGCCACAGGTCAGGAAGACAGTGCCTGTATGCTGTATGACATCAGAGGGGGTCGGATGGTGCAGACATATCGACCTCACTTGAGTGATGTGCGTTCAGTACGTTTCTCCCCTGGAGCTCACTACTTGCTTACGGGCTCCTATGACACAAAGGTTATCACCACAGATCTACAAG gagacCTGACGAAGCAGTTGCCATTGACTGTAGTAGGAGAGCACAGTGATAAAGTAATCCAATGTAGATGGCACCCACAGCACCTCTCCTTCCTCTCTTCATCAGCTGATCGCACAGTCACCCTCTGGACACAAAACACGTAG